CTACCATACGTGGATACTGCATCTAACCTGCTggtcacatttatttttgagaGTGTGCACAGCTGATATGTCTAACAGATACAGGGCATATTGCATTAGATGGTTATGGTTAGTAGCAATTATATCTATAGCTTTAGGCTTCACTCCCTGATGGCCGTTTGTTCTGTCCTGCAGAGTACGTCTGAGCAAGAGGAGAGCCAAGGCTGGAGCACAGTCCACCACGAATGCTGTGCTGGTATGCAAGCACAGGGATATGAATGAGAAGGAACTTGAAGCCCAGGTGAGTGAATTTGTTATTTCCTGCTCTTTCTTGATGTTTACTGCATAAAGGCTACTTTTCATTTCAAACtgttgctttaaaatgtgtttgttggTTCTTAGTCAACTATCATGGTTATCCAAGCATGGTCAAATAGAGGCAGCTAGACTTGGTTCATGTTCTTTAATAACTATCTTCAAGAACCTTAACCAAGTCCAGTTGCCTGTTTTGGATCAAATAAtagatgtttgttttaaaagcttttcagccatacatacagacttgCTTTCCATCTTGACTTAACTTAAATTCAAACCTATGGCCTGAACACCTACTGTTATGTATTACAGATACTGCAGTAGTTTTCTGATGATTGATTCCCTTTGATTTTGGTTTCTAGGAAGCACGCAAAGCTCAACTGGAGAATCATGAGcctgaagatgaagaggaagacaTGGACCTGGACAAAGACATGCAGGATTCTggtttgttttctgttatttgCTACCATTTCAAATTTGTTCAAATGTGCTGCACCAAAGCTATCAAGAAATCATTAACCATCTGCATCAGGGATtgatttcatcattttctgTCCCTGTGTTTTGTTTGAATTGTTTCCTTCAGGCGATGAAAAAGAGAAAGGCAGTGGCAGCGAGGCTGAGAACTCCGGTAGTGAATCCGACAGAGAAGACGAAGACCAAGAACAAaggggagaagaagaagaggaggaggacgaggatAGAGGAAAACGGAGAAGGAAGGCGAGCAACAGTGGAAGTGAGAGTGGCGAAGAGAGGACTAGAGAAATGCGGGATGAGGAAGAGATCTTCGGAAGCGATGATGACAGCGACGACAACGAGCCCAAGAACTCGGCGAGGAGCAGTGGGGGAGAAGGCAGCGAGAGTGAGGACGAAGGAGGAAACAGAGGAGGCAGCAGGAGTCGCAGTGCGTCTCCGGCACACAGTGACCGCAGCAGCAACCACTCAGAGAGGAATCAGAGTGGAAGCGCAAGTGACAGAGGCTCAGATTCCAGTGATGCCAGTGACAGTGAATGAGGTCTGTGATCTGGATGATTTGATAGCCGCCTGTCTCATGTATAGCTCTAAACTTGCATTGTTATCCCTCTGGCTGACCCTGATATTAGCTCAGTGTGGGGGCTCTAGTATTTTGATGGTGCAAATGAAATCAGATACAGTATGTTTCTGTGTGATGCTCATTAGAATATGAAACATCTcccttcaacccatttttttaatttgtagaTTTACTAGTAGTTTTGTGTATACCACCACTTTGTTTCTGTCCATCCCTCATATTCCGTACAAGACCATGTACAAATGTCTTTGTTCCCCAGTTTTTTGACATGTCATTGTAATACGGCTTTGACCTGTTAAATGAAAGGGGACATTTTGTAATAAATACATTAAtgtaaatcttttttctttcctttaatgGTGTTAAGTAATCAATTTTACAGTCTGCCTGAGATATAATGGGCTGTCTGTGCTCCTTAATAATACAGTTAAATACTGAAGTGTTGGCACATTAACACTGTGTATTATTTAATAGCAATAACAAGCACTAAAATAGACATTCAGAATTGATTAATTCAAAAGTTTGACAAATGGAAAGACTGAAAGTAACAGACATATTCAAGATTTAGCGGAAAAATGACAGCTGGTTCTTGAGCCATTCTTCAGTCAGGTCATCAGCGTTCCTTGTTTCAAACACCTGAGAGTAAAACAAAGTGTCAAATTATGGATACAGACAAAATAATATCACAAGCTGAAATGAGGATAAGTTGTTAATACTTAGGACAGTGGCTAGATTGCATAGAACAGTGCTTCTAAAAGTGTAGGCCCTGAGGCTACTGCAGGTAGGCCAAGGGAAGCCTCTTTCCTCATATAAATACCGATTTTGAAAATTAGAATCAAGTCTCAAATCTTTATTAAATAATTGTGTTAAATGCTTTCCTCTGgggttttctgcttttattttgatagaacagctgaagagagactggAAAttggggagagagaggaggggaagacatgcaccaaacagcacagaagGGGGAACAATCCCACCACTAGTACATTGAGGAATGTAGCCTCAGTATATGGGTACCTACTCTATCCACTGAGCTAGACCAGCACTCCTAAAATGCTTTAGTTTTTTGCGGTCCAAGAAGTACCAAAAATCACCTAGAAGATTTAACGTACATGCTaccttttcagcatttattttgtgTGATGAACAAAACAGGTGTCATGGTTTGACTTGTGCCAGATCAACTGTTGACCCTCCATTGAACATTATACTATACTGCATTAACATTACAAAGAAAGGGTTTAAGGAGTCACAGCGTATATGCAAATATCTTCAAAAAAGGTTTTATATGAAATACTATGCATCAACATTGCACCAGAGttttaaaggaaccctgcattcAAATTCAGTTTACGCATTCTTGGTAGTGATGTCAAACGGTAGCATTGTTCTTCCCACATTATTATGATCATCTTCACTAAAACAGCTCTtggaaattgattaaaaaggcTTTAGGGATGACACTCTTTAGTAAGAACAACCATTTGACACCGCTTCCTCTTGCACAACAGTGGCAGCCTTTGAACATGTGACtctattttaatgttttctcaaaatgtagaaatctatttGCACAGCATACACATCAAAGACTCTAATGTTAATCTTATGAAGTTAATGTGTTGgcttgcaggtttttttttaatatacactgtgctataaaaaaaaaaaaattccaaaaaatggGACAGAGTGTACAATGttaataaaacagaatacagtaaTTTGCACACCTTTAAAAGCAATATTCAATCTGTATCTAATTAAATATATAACAAAGGCAAGATATACAGACGTTGTGAAACTGATATCTGTGACTTATATCCCATTCTTGCTTAATGGAATCTTAAGTTGTACAACAATGTAGGATTCTGTTGTGGTATTTTGTAGTTCATAACATACTTATTTTCCTGCAGGAGACAGGTCTGGagtgcatgcaggccagtctagtcTGCCACAGGCACTAGtacaccccacaccatcacagagtCTGGCTTTGCATTAATCATAATCTGCATGGTTGTTTTCCTCTTAACCCCCAAGGACTAGATGGCCATTATTTCATAAATTCAAATGTAGCCTTAAGCCACAACACACTTTTCCTGTTTTGGTCAGTCTACCTCAGATGAACTCCAGCCCAGAGGAGTTAGCAGAAACTTTCGATGTTGTTAATATATTGCTTTCACTTCTCTATAGTAGagtcttaacttacatttgaAGATGGAGCCGTGTACCGTACTAACTGACAATGGTTTTCTGAAGGGTTCCTGTGCCCACGCTCTACTACCCATCATAGAATGATGCCAGTTTTAATTGCAGTGCTAActgaggggtcaaaggtcatggaCATTCAATGCTGGTTTTTGGTTTTGCTTCTTATGTGCAGAGAAATAGTAGGGACTTGTACATTCCCTACTATTTCCTTCATTATAAATGACTATTAGGAGTGCTTCGTCTTTTCATGCTCCTGtgccaactttttaaaaaatgggttcaacTGTGTCATTTACTCAGAAAACAACCCAGTTGATCTTAGTGAACATTAGATTTGGTTTTGATTTTGTTGTATTCAATTTAATATAGgttaaaaataatttgcaatttttaaaaaaaagattttaaatgctttatatgcctttattcagagcGGGGGACAGTGGATTGAGCTGGAAAGAGAGATGAGAGACCTGGGGAGAGACGTGTAAAatgagccacaggccagacccGTAACTGGGGTGCCCATGTACATGAGGCGCAACCTAACTGATAGGCTAGACCAAGGCTATTCAATTGGAGGCCCTGgagccaaatcaggcccccaaGGTCCTTTTTTTGTGGCCCCTTAAAGATACAATATTTATAATTTCTGcactttaatatttaatttgaaaatggaccatttttaaacatggaAACCGCCTACACTCACCACCCACTTACACAGCCTCCTTCTCCATACTAGTTCTCGTTTGGAATTGAAGACTCtccaaaaaaaacatcaccTCTTAAGGTGTactaacaaaacaaaacaaaaaaaaccctcaacatttgtttagatttgttttattaGGGAGAAATGGTGTGAAAAAGGCACTTCCAGGTTTGTGCTGGAATTGACGCTAGAGTGCATACGCAATCTGGGACTGTATCCAATGTTTTCTGTTAAGTAAATACCCCTCAAGGTGTGACCAGAGAGACCTGGACCACTTCCTGTAATTTATGGAGCCATAAATTCTGCTGtgtaccagaaaatcctgaaggagcaTGTCTGGCCATTGGTTCATGACTTCAAGATCAAGCACATTTGGCATATACGGCAGGACAATGATACCAAACGCACCACTAAGTCGACCCCTGACTGGACTAAAAGAAACAAATGGAAGTTTTGGAGTGGTCTAATCCAAATCTGGATTAAAATCTGATTGAAATGCTGTGCCATGCACTTAAACAGGGtgttcatgctggaaacccCTCCAATAtgctaaattaaaacaattctgcaaaaagagtgggccaaaattgcACTACAGTGGTGATAAAGACTCACACCAGCTATTGCAagtgcttgcttgcagttgttgctgccaagggtggaacaaccagttattattTTTAGGCAACATTGACTTTTTCCACAGTGTCACATAGCTTTGCTGGCTATTTTCACCCAAATGAAATTATAATTTAAAACTGCATTCTGTATTCACTCAGGTTATAGTTGTCTAATCTTAGAATAAGTTTGAtgttctgaaatgtttaattgtGACAaatacgaaaaaaaaaaaaaaaaaaaaaaaaaaatcaggaacaGGTGAAATAGCATTGGCATTTTATGTAGATACTGTACTTTTTCAGGAAGTTGCCCCATCTCAAACTAATTGAATAGTCCTGCTCTAGACCATCTGTGACCCAGATTTGCACATTTCTACAAAAAATGTTcgcagtgtcccaacttttttagaactgGGGTTCATAGTTTTAAGGTTATTACCTTTGTGAGTTGTGCAGCTTGGACCAGCTGATTCTTGCTTCCTGCGTACATCATCTGCTGCTCTGGTTTACATCCTGTTAAAATAACATCAACAGGTTTTCAAGAAATTCTTGAGGCATAACACACCAGTTTGAATTAAACTCAAAAGGCCACACTCttcaaaataatgcatttttatgagACTGATACAAGAAGAGGATGTACTAAATTATTTTAAGGTTATATCTACTTACCCATTGGACTGGAGAAGATGAAACACAAAGGGTACGACACCCTTCCATCTGAGTGGATATATTTGTAGCTGTAGACAATGAATTTGCTCTACTGTCAAGAAGTTAACTTTTTCTCAAAGTGAaaactttttcaggtttttacatggactttaaaaaatatagatCTCTCAAACTTGTGGCCACATTCATAAAACATTCAGTGAGGATATCTTGGTTGTCGCTCTGGAAGTTCTTCTCTCAACTCATCCATTGAGATGTCCTAAAAGAAGAAAGTTGTGCCAAAGTGACTTATAATGCAGAATGAACccttaaaaatagcaaaataaacaacagagCATGCATTGAACTTGCCTCATATTCTTCCTCAAGGACAACAAGCTGTTTCTCCATGTCTATTTTCACTATTTAATACAAAAATCATGGATTTTGATTCAGAtgtgcattttttaatattgttcATGAAGTTGTATATATGTCACCGTTACTTAAATCTTCCACATGCAGTACTTACTCAGTATGGCAGCATTGTTTGTCTCTTTTCGAAATCTGAACTTCTTCAGTTTCTCCTTCAGACTTTCATCCACCTCACAAACAACCAGAGAGCTTGACTGCAAGATGgcatgtgaaaaaaagaaaaatcacataTGTTGTCACTTTAAGACATGTGAGGCACAAACCTTGTTATTTCTCTGCCTCTGATAAAGCAAATAGAAACGGTCGTTGGACTAGAAATAGAAACAAAGGGGGTAAACGGGGTAGTAGATGTCTGCTCATTCTGTTTTGATGTTGAGGTCTCTATCCAGCTTGCATGGATGCATTAAACATTCATGACACTATTCTGACATATTGAGGGCAGGAAATGTTTTTGCCGCAACATGCAAGAATGTAGTTTCCTGTGTGATAGAACGCGGGGGATGGTAGACTTTTGTCGCAAGGGTAAAGTACGAATTTTATGTACACAAATAGTATATATGAATGACAGTCCATCTAATCCAGCACATTT
This region of Cheilinus undulatus linkage group 2, ASM1832078v1, whole genome shotgun sequence genomic DNA includes:
- the gmfg gene encoding glia maturation factor gamma isoform X1, with the translated sequence MSSSLVVCEVDESLKEKLKKFRFRKETNNAAILMKIDMEKQLVVLEEEYEDISMDELREELPERQPRFIVYSYKYIHSDGRVSYPLCFIFSSPMGCKPEQQMMYAGSKNQLVQAAQLTKVFETRNADDLTEEWLKNQLSFFR
- the gmfg gene encoding glia maturation factor gamma isoform X2 yields the protein MSSSLVVCEVDESLKEKLKKFRFRKETNNAAILMKIDMEKQLVVLEEEYEDISMDELREELPERQPRFIVYSYKYIHSDGRVSYPLCFIFSSPMGCKPEQQMMYAGSKNQLVQAAQLTKVFETRNADDLTEEWLKNQLSFFR